In Flavobacterium piscisymbiosum, the sequence AGAGAGTTTAGATCATAAAAAAGGCATGGAACTCAGCTTATAGTTTTCAAGGCACTGGCGGCGCCCTACCACAAATAAGTGAGCCCACGCCATAAGACGTGAGCATCTTACTTATCCTCTCGTGGTATATAAAACGCCAGTTTTTGAAAACGAGATTCTAAGCGAATGCTTCAATTTTTTATATGAAGAATCGCAAAATTATTTAATTAAATGCTTAAAGCAAATATTATTGAATAATAATTCAAATAATAAACAAATATAACAAAATATCTTTATTTGTTATAAGATCTTATAACATTTTTTTTGAAAATTATCACGCCTTTTGTTTAAAAGCTTAAAAAATGGAGAAACACAAGGGGGAAAAATTAGAAAAATTTGGTTTACATATAAAAAAGCTTCGAACCGAATTGGACATAAGTCAAGATAAAGTAGCATTAAATAGTGATAAGCTTATTAAAGCTACAATAAGTGATATTGAAAATGGAAAGAGAAATTTATCATTTACTACTCTTTTAGATTTAGCAAAAGGACTTGGGAAGCACCCAAAAGAGTTATTAGATTATGACATAGATAAATAATTATAAGTTTTAAAGGATAGAAGAGATGCTTAGGCATCTTTTTTTATGCTCAATGAAAATCTAAAATAGGTATTTATACGGTAGCCTTTTCATTATTAAAAGAATTATTTTGCAACTTATTATTGATACAGATTATGGAAAACCGTAAAAGAAAAGTAAAAAGGTTTTGTATGTTTGATCTTGAAGTTAATAATGGCATAAAGCTTTATAAAATTAGATTAGTTGAGGCCATTTTATGGCTGGAATAAATAAGTTGGGCGCAATCGCAACAAATAACGGAGAATAAGTATTTTATTTGTACTTTTTAAAAAAAAATTAACATATGTTGAATATAGATTACAAAAAAGTTTTTTCTAAGTTAAGCCATATTAAAGCACTTTCACACGATCAGAAATTTGATCAAATCGTCCAAAATCTAATTACTCATACTTTAAATGGAACTTTCGACTCAAAACCAAAAAATGAAATAGAGGTTTCGAAGATGATTAAATATGTTTATGGAATTTCTATTAGGGATACAATTGTACAATCTAATCTAGACAAATTAATTGATAATTCTGAGATTGTCAGGGATAGAAATTCACGTGAGTATAGTATCATTCCTGCTGTTGCAAACAAATTATCTGCTCGACTTGATGAAGCTAATGCAAATGAGCTTTCAGTAAAACTC encodes:
- a CDS encoding helix-turn-helix domain-containing protein yields the protein MEKHKGEKLEKFGLHIKKLRTELDISQDKVALNSDKLIKATISDIENGKRNLSFTTLLDLAKGLGKHPKELLDYDIDK